The DNA segment TTTCCGTACTTGTTTTTTGGGGCGAATAATGCTTTATTTTGAGTAATCTTATCCAATCATTTCTTATTTCTGTTCCAAGGGGGTGTGGCTCAGTGTCACTGCATTCCACTGATATGGTAGAAGAGCCAATCAAAGCCTTGCAACACATTCCCTGtattatttttgctttgatcATGACCTTTAATGATGGAATATTACACTTCATGACTGTTCTGACCAAGAACCTGACATCAAAATGACATGATTTGTAATGTCACAGCTAATTGTCAAATGTGGGAGAACCAATTTTATACAATAAAACACCTGTGATATGTAGATCTAAACTGACTCTATGCTTTTATTTGAACAGATTCCTGTAGAATGTGTAAATCTTCAAATGATGGTCAGGTGTAAAGTTTGTTCCAGTTGCTCCTTGTAGAGTTAATTCCCAACATTTCCTATCGGCCTTTGCTCCAGCAGACAAGAAAAGGTCTTGGCCTTGGAAGCTGCTCCGTTCCAGATCAGTCACTGAGTCAAACGATTGATCAGTGACTATCGGCTGCCTCGACAGCCAGTTTCAGgagtggctgcagctgctcttctaaTGAGGCACCATCGGTGTCATTATTGATGATCCAATCAAATTCAACACCCCTGTCCAGCCCGCATTCGGACTCGGAGTCATCAACACCTGAGACAGACGAGTAAATGGTGTAATACAGattataaatataaatcatCCATAAATACTTAAAAGGTTTAGCAAATATGTTTAAAGATCTACAATTCAGAATCATCTATGGCTATTTTGTTCCTCTCACTGCTACCCAATGTTTGAATTTCTGTACAAAATGGTGCTCTGACCTGCTGTAAAGCTCCACCCCCTCTGCTGGCGTGTTCTGTCTGAACATTGAACTCTGACGCTCTGTGTCTGTTGGGGAAATTTTGACCAGAACCACTGCAGGTCCGACAGGCGCCGTGCATCACTCACCATCTGACCGGTGCAGAACAGCAATGTGATAGCCTGGAAACGGGTTTGCTCCAAAGGAGTGTTTCCATCAACATTAGCTTTGACATCATACCCAGACTGGTTGCCATGCTTCTCTGGTTGCTAATCGACAGAAGAATCCTGGGTCTGAGCGTCGGCGAATTTCCCCCCAATTAATCATACTGGCCCGGTACTGCTCCTTGTATGGACCAGGACTCAGCAGCTCGTTCAGATCCAGTCCGTGTtcctgcagaagcagcagaacaagCATGAGTTGGCCACAGCATTGTTACCGTGGGGACGGCAGGCGTTGACCCTACCTGGGCATACTGCTGTTTGAGAGGTCCAGACAGTCGGAGGACGCAGCACTGAGCAGGACCTAGTCTACACAACGACAGTCACAGGACTATTAGATAATCACGTGACTCCACATATACATGAAATCACGTTGGTCCAGTACAAGCTTGAATAACAGCAGGTTGCTATGGGATCAAACCCCTTTTCTTTGATTGTTGGAAGGTCAAAGTACCTCTGGAATCCAGAGCATCACCAAAATTTAAATAGTGCTACCTCGTACAATTATTAACATTTTCTGGGGATTTCATGAAAACCCATTCACAACATTTTGAGTTATTCTGCTAAAAACCAATCAACGCCTGTCACGTGACCTCCCTTGGTGGCGATAATAAGGTTGATAACGGGTCAACAGCATCATCAATGGATCAACTAACAAGATCCTTAGTTTCAGGCGCCAGTTGGGGACTTATTAATCTGAACTAACATGGCCAGTTGCTcgcatttgttttcatttctaaaaCCCATTCTACATAATAACTGATCGATACCAAATAGCTCAGTGACAAAATCTGATGGATTTTACCGCCTTTGCATCAGATCCGTCACATAATCTTTTCCGGACTTTCGCTTCCCGCTGAAAATCAGAATCAGTCTGGGGTCTGGGCTTCCATGATCCATCAGTCAGGATTTCTGACCACTTCTCTGCAGTTGATCGCCCAGTTGTTGcatatttgttgttttcctgcttcgTGTGTCGGACCACTTTAAAGTTTACCGTAACTATTAGAGTAAACCGAAAGCGTTTCAAAGTAGAACTGCAGTTAACATAATTTCACGACCGCTGTAAGATTAATAATAATCACTGATAATGCAGTAATAATTGCATTCCATAGTGTAATCGACACAGTTTATATAATCCGGTGTGTTTAATTGAAGTCCCTGACCGTAACACACATTATGGTAACGTGCGATATACGTCACAATGTACGACACTAATTGGGGCGGAGTCAGATTAAAAAGGCAGTTGCGCTTTACGAGGTTACCAATCTTAAACCATTAAGTTTGCATATTAAGTATGTATTATTGGAAAAATCACCGCACATTCTCTTTCCCCCTTTAGAGGTAGTTCTTGCTTTAATCCATTACAGAAAGAGTTTATTGAAAATCCTTGATTTTGTCTTAAAAGTCATAATTCTATATCGTTTTATAGATTGTATCCATTAGGTTTAAAACACGTTTAACAATTTCCTTTTTGATGGATGTAttccgtttaaaaaaaaaaaaaaagctctttgcaTGATCACAATCTGAAATGGTCACGACCACTTTTCTCCCCTCCCTGTTCCTGTTGTTGGTATATTCCCGGTCGAAGGACACCTAATTTCGAGCAAGATGGCAGCTGCCGTAGTGGGTAGAATAGCTAAAAGTTCCAGAAATTTAGTTCAGAGggtaagaaaatgttttttttttgcttagcCTTTAAACCTTAAACTTTgcagtgcgtgcgtgcgcgcgcgcgtgcgtgtgtgtgtgtccgagtCCAGTTTCCTTGATCCAGTTTATCATTCGTTGAATATCATTTCTGTTGAATTCAAGTGTAATCACGCCAAGTTCCACTGAAGGATCTTATCTTTCGTctgtatttaaattaaaacgtGTTTGATGGACAGGTTCAACATCCAATGGCTGTGACTCTAGTTGTTGGTCTTCTATGATTGGTCAGGAAAGTGACACGTTCTGCAGGTTAGGAAGTAAGTCAGCAACTTCATCTGGGGTGGCAGGTAGATCATTACACTTCCATGGTGGAGAAACTACCATATGTGAGCTGGACGATCAGAACCCAGACCTGAGCGTCAGTTAAATGTTCTAGAGCAGAAAAAGAATGACTACATAAGATATATCAAGTGACGTCACAATATCCAActcggtgtgtttgtgtcccgtGCCTTTTAAAGTCAGCATGAGCTGAAAGCAAAACTGTTCAGCTGTTCTAAAGTAAACCTGTATGTCTCTCAGTCATGGTTCCATAGCTCGACTGTTCTTCGTCAgaccagccctcctcctcctcagtcacGCTTCTTCCAGCCAGATGAAAACACCATGCTGCCAACAGGAAGCTTCAGCAACAAGGTGGCCTTCATCACAGGAGGAGGGACAGGCCTGGGCCGGGTCATGACCAGCACTCTGTCACAGCTGGGAGCTCAGTGCGTCATAACCAGCAGGTCGGGTATTTACTTACCGATGGAAGGAGACCTTTAATGGAAACCTAGTTTCCTGGTTTGTAGGTTGCACCAAGGCCTTCACAATTGATGTTTTTCATTTATGAAAGCATTTCTGTTCACGCTTCAGGAAGTTGGATGTTCTGCAGCAAACAGCCGAAGAGATCAGCAGTCAGACCGGAAACAAGGTCGGAAACCAGAAGGCGATCGGCGTTCTGCCGAAGCAGCTAGCTTGAACTTGTGCCAGGCTAACCACCCATGCCTCTGTCTGCAGGTCCACGCGCTCCAGTGCGACGTCAGGGATCCAGAGGCTGTCTCCCGATGTGTGGACGAGATGGAGAAGCTAACCGGCCTGCCTgatgtaaaaacaacaaaatcaacacacaaacacgtgggCGACATGTGACGTCACCTTCTTTCTGATCGGTGCAGGTGATTATCAACAATGCTGCAGGAAACTTCATTTGTCCGTCGGAGCGTCTTTCACCAAATGCCTGGAAGAGCATAACTGACATCGTCCTGAACGGGACAGCCTTCGTCACTCTGGAGCTGGGCAAGAGGCTGATCCAGGGTCAGAAAGGTGGGAGGTCACGATCCGCAGTGACGTCACAGCTAACGAAATTCGGCTGCGTGATAATGCTGCCGTTGTGTTAGGTGCTTCCTTTCTGGTCATCGGCACCATCTACGCcgagtctggttctggttttgTGGTTCCAAGTGCATCTGCGAAGGCCGGGGTGGAAGCCATGTACAAGTGTGTCTCCGATCAGAATCACTGCCATGGCAGCTGTGTTGTTTCGCATATTTACTGCAGTTGTTGATGTTTGTAAGGTCTCTGGCTGCAGAATGGGGGCGCTATGGCCATAGGTTCAATATAATCCATCCCGGACCAATCAAAACCAAGGTGCTGACCGTAGCGGCGATGTTTGTTTACGCTTGTTATTGTTCACCTACTGTGACGTGGTTGTTGTGCTCAGGGGGCGTTTAGTCGTCTGGACCCGACCGGAGCCTTCGAAAAAGGCGCGATCGGCCGGATTCCAACGGGTCGATTAGGGACACCTAAAGAGCTGGCAAACCTGGCAGCCTACCTGTGCAGCGGCTATGCTAACTGGATGTCTGGAGCTGTGAGATTGACCAAGCTCAACTAACCCGCTGATGCATTCGGACATGTGGGAATCTGTGGTTTTGACCACAAATGTTTCTTTCAGGTGATCCGCTTTGATGGAGGCGAATTTGTCTTCATGGCTGGCGAGTTTAACGAACTTCACAAGGTCCGTGTCacaatcaagcgtttccttcaGAGGGAAGCCTTTTGGTCTTTTTTGTCATCTTGTTCATCGTTTGTCAGGTGAGTCCAGACCAGTGGAAGATAATGGAGGCCATGATTCGGAAAACGAAGTCAGCCTGACAGTCCAGACGTCCAATCAGATGGCCAAGTGGAGCTCCTcaactgatgatgtcatcagattCTGTTATGATTGACAGTGATGTCACACTTCCCGTGTTTATCTTAAGAGGGTGAACGAAACATTCATTCTTCAAGTCGTTAGTGGTGGGGGGTTCCAACAGTATAAAGGTTCTAgtagaagatgatgatgaatatGCATCAGGTGGGACACAGGTGGACTGGGAGACGAGGACAGATGCAGCATCTGTCCAAATACATTTGTCAAGCTCAATTAAAGATGTTGATTTGTTTCAAGATTCTAAGATTTCTTTGACCTGGAAGATTGAAAACATTTACTGAGGCTTCACTGAGTTTGGCATCATCGAGGGTTAGGGTCGAGGCTGACCCTCAGTTGGATCGACCCCCGCATCGCCCCCACCGTCAtcaaaaggagaagaagaagaagaagctggctgctgtctgtctgtgggtTGGAGAGCTTCACTGTTGGTTCAGGGacagaaaagctgcagcttGTTAATGTGCTGACAGTGTTCACTTTTAGTCTTAGCTGatagtaattctgtagttccagttattatcctagacataattatcatatttagacgGTCGTCaaattattaggttaatatcttagttctgctgctagaggccgagatcacctgatcaccaggctgcaggaacactgctgggtcatggctgcctctccactcctcccctccctcccctcctctcctctcccctactctcctcctctcctctcccctactctcccccttctccttctccctctcctctcctctcctctcctcctcccctctcccctcccctcccctcccctctcctctcctcctcccctcctctcctcctcccctcccctctcctctcctcctcccctcctctcctcctcccctcccctctcctctcctctcccctattctcctcctctcctctcccctactctcccctcctctcctcccctccccctcctccttctccctctcctcttccctctcctcccctctcctcctcccctctcctctcctctcctctcctctcctctcctcccctcctctcctcctcccctcccctcctctcctctcctcctctcctctcctctcctctcctctcctctcctctctctctacccagccccccatcagcaggagggtccctctacatgagcctggtcctgctcaaggtttcttcctgttaaaggggagtttttccttgctgctgttgcttgtctggggtcaggccctggggttcTGTAGAGTATACtgtagagacaattttgatggtaacagatgctgataaatgaagattgattgataaagaTCGGCAGTGAAGAGATCTTCACTATGTGCTCAGATTCCCATTTCCTGTATTTAGAACCAACTAAGCAAGTGATACAGGAGAGTGTGTGGGAACGTTCCTGAGGATTCCAGCACTgcagtttccatggtaactgGATCCATAAtagctagtgtgtgtgtgtatgtttcaTCAGCATCCTGATATCAATAAGGGGATCATCAGTAGTGGAGTGTGGGCAGTCacgctggaggaggtggtgcagagTAATGATCATCAGCTCCATGTCAGGGGTCAGCACCCTCAGCCCACCATGTCTGCAGGTGCAGTCACACTGTCCTCCCCAGAATCTgttccagaagctgctgcataGGAGCAGCCCTGCAGGTGGTTAGTGGGCTCAGTGCTGCATCTGGCTCCACACGCTGCACcatcagggtccagtcagaATTCACCAAGTCTGGGAAGAACCAGAAGTTGTTGCTCTCTTCATCCTGAATCCCAAGAGACTTTCAGTCTGAAACGTTTGTGTGTCATCCTCTGACCCTTCATGGTAGAGCaggaacacacgcacacacgggtcACCCAGTGGTTCGGATCATCATTAAAATGCCGTCGTGGGTTCGGTTCCGATCACCCGGAGCCTGATAAAATGAGTGAAGGCTGAGGGAAGTGACGTTTCCCTGCAGtgagcagcagggggagccTCGGattgtgaggaagaggagagcgagtGGCGGTGCTGCAGCTCATCAGTCTCAGTAAACATTCCGCTGCGTTCAGAACCGGAAGTATCAGACGGGGCCGGCGGccggtgatgaagatgaagacgacGCAGCTGAAGCTTTGCGGTAAGAAGACCGAcagctcatcatcctcacctccatcatcatcctcctcaccagcatcatcattgctgccgctgctgctgcagagactaAAACCAATGAGGTCACAGTGATGACACAGCAAAGCGCcgatcagctgtgtgtgtgtgtgtgtgtgtgtgtgtgtgtgcatgcatctGTTCTTATCTTCACCGTTTAAATATAGATCTGAGTGCGTCATGGCGGCATCCTGACGTATTGATTCTGTGCATTTCTGGTTTTGAGTTGCATTCCTCAGCAGTCAGGTGATCTCGCTCAGGGTGATCAATAAGTGATAGATGGAATGAATGGTAAAAGATGTGTGTGCATGAGCTTTGCTCAGCCATCATTCCAATAATTAGATCAGAATTCCAGGAATGGTTCTTGCGAGGAACAAACGGGAGGAGTGatgaaaatcaaataaaaatgtcagaaatgcTCCAAGACGGAAAAGATGACGATGGAATGAAGACCTGTGAGATGTGAGCATGACATATAAGGCAGCAACATAGGTGTGATGTGATTCACCTGACTGAGGTCTTGAAACCCCTTTCTGGTAAGAAgaccccccccttctccccaaGACTTTCCTCTGTAGGGCGGCTGGTGTCTTTCTTACATGTCCATACCTGAGGAGACCCCAGATCTGGCCTGGGACACTGGTCCCAGCAAccccaggaggagctggtggaagtGCCCGAGTAGAGAGTCCAGCCCCCTGCTGAGGTTGTGGCCATAGGCAGAGCTGTCAATCATTTGGTTCTAGTTCAGTGGACTCACATCTGGCCGGGGAGGCTTAGagtacaacaacaacaaccattctatttgaagaaaacaacaaaacagtaaTAGTGACAGTTTTGTGCTGTGGATCGGGAAACGAGCTGATATTTCTGAGTTGTGCTGGTGGTTGATGACAGAGATGGTACATAAAAGGGGATGAGCTTCCAGACATCAGGGGGAAGAAATCACTATTTAGTATTAGACCTCACCAGGGTTGTTTTTCTCCCACAGATCATGTGACTTCAAACAGAGGATGGTTAGCCAACAATAAGCTAGGCTGCTGCGGAGAGGAagactgaggagaggaggatcaTGGGTGATGGAGGGCCCCAACAAACCGAGGGGAACGCCCTCCTCAAAGCCGTCTTCCAGGGCAAGTTGAGGCTGACGCGGCTGCTGCTGGAAGGAGGAGCTTATATCAATGAGGGAAATGAACGTGGCGAGACCCccatctctgctgcctgtttggCCAGTTATGATGATCCACAGACACGAAAGAAGATAGTGAGGTATCTGCTGGAGAAAGGTGCTGACCCAAATATCCCTGACAAATGTGGGAGGACAGCACTGATGCATGCCTGTGCTGAGCGGGCGGGGAGAGAAGTGGTGTCACTCCTACTGGAGAACGGAGCTGATCCCAGCCTGAAGGACTATTCTGGTTCCTCTGCCCTCATGCACGCTATCGACAAAGGGGACCATGAAACCCTGCAGGTCCTGCTAGATGCCTGCAAGGCCAAAGGAAAGGAGGTGATCATCATCACCATGGACACATCTCCGTCAGGCACCAAGAAGACCAAACAGTACCTCAACTCGCCTCCATCACCGGGGATTGTGGACAAGCTATCTCCAGCCTGCATGTCTCCCTCTGATGTTGAGATTGGAACCTCTTTACTAGCAGGAGACAAGAACCAAAATGAGGAGGGGGTCTTCAGCTTTGCACTAACCTCAGCTTTGCCTTTACCTTCAGCTCGGCAAGGAGGAGAAAAACGACCACCGCCACACAAACTCCTAAAGAGACTGAACTCGGAGCCTTGGGGTCTAGTGGCACCATCAGTGCCCAACGGAGTTCCCAAGGAGCACAGCGGCggcctggaggtggaggagctgagcaaGACAATCAATGATCTATCCCTCACAGAGCCACAGAGACCTTTGTTGTCACGGAGACACAGCATTGAGACACATGACCCATGCTCCCCCAGTCTGACGGAACGGTCTTTCGCTGAGGACTATGTGGAATCCGCAGAGTCTTCTTGGGCTGACAAAGTCCAACAGCACCAGACCTTTTACCGCAGGAACACAGCCCCCGAGCCCCAGGAGAACAGCGGAGGACCAGTATGTCCGCCCCATGTTGTGGTTCACCCCAAGCTCATCCGAACGGAGCACTTAGAGTTAGAGAGCCAGCTGTGTCCAGAGACCCACCCGGTTGCTCCAGATACTGGTTGGGTGCCTGCGGAGCGAAGAAAGGTCAGTGCTTCCCCCTTCTCCCTGGTCACCAGCGCATCCAGGGAATCGTTGGAAAACATACCCAACTCTGTGTCCCCCCTCACAATGCGCAGACGTTCTCCGGGACTCCTGGAGCGCCGAGGCTCCGGGACCCTCCTCCTTGACCATATTTCCCAGAGCAGACCTGGCTTCCTGCCTCCACTAAACATCAACCACCACAGACCGATCCCCGATATCCGAGCCAACGGAAAGTCCACCTCCCCCATCCACTCTGGACAAAAAATACTTGTCCCCGTCGCCCCGGCGTCTCCGAAACGTGGCTTGGATttcaagatgaagaagaagctcATGAGGAGACACTCGATGCAGACAGAGCAGATGAAGCAACTGTCCACCTTCCAGGAGATCCTCGCTGAGAAGGTCATTGAGTTCAATGGGGATTGATAGTAGAAAGAATACGAGCAAGAATTATGGGTAGCTGTGTGGGGAGAAGTTTGAGTTTGGTTTAAAAGGCTGGAGGCAACCGTGTCGCTACCAAACCAATTAGTTACCACAAATACTGAAATCAGAGACTCCAACAGTTTCTGAATGAGGCTTCTTTGATGTTTAATGATGTTCGCTAAGGTGATGGATCCAAAATGACCTCGAACAGCTGCAAATGATCAGCGGTCCATGTGAAAACTGTTATTTGTGATCCCGTTGATCAGCGGAAACCTCAATTCAAAACTCATTTGTGTTGTTACGaaaatgttgtcatttttcCTTCTTGAAATTCCAAAGAAGTCTGAAGGATCTCGAGCTAAAGCTGTAAACAGGTGAAGGATGTTCACGCTGAAGCTGGAGCACAAGGGACAattcacagacaggaagagtgTAGCCTGGTTGGGATGAACCGGGACTCATTGGACTCGGCTGCAGCTAGCTGCTAAACCTGGAATGATTGGAATGTAATAATTTGTCATAAATGAATAATCTCGTTAACTTTCCCGACACAACAGCATCAACTGTtcagagaaggagaaacctgaaggagagccacagGCGAGGGATGCGTCTCCCTGGGACGGACTGAGCAGCATATTCTACAGAGAACGTCAACGTTTGCTTCAGTCAAATATAACAGACAGAAATAAGTCCAGGGACATTTTCAGAAGTCCTCCTCCGGGGATCTGGCCCACCCATCCTTCAGGCCTTGGTGGATTATAAGCAGCaaaactggaaaaagaaaaccaagaCAGGCTCCAGCCGTAATATAAGCATTTATGtgacataataataatgactATAAAACCTCCTCGGCCTCCATCTGTTCTTCTGGGGAGTGGACACACAGAAGAACCAATATCAATATTAAAGTCACTTCATGGAAACAAAATTCAATGAGCATTTGTGCtaattaacattttatttaaatcatgAAGGTGCGGTTTGACTGCAGTAGATCCCGTTTGTCCAGGTTCAGGGGTGTCACATCACCAC comes from the Takifugu rubripes chromosome 7, fTakRub1.2, whole genome shotgun sequence genome and includes:
- the pmvk gene encoding phosphomevalonate kinase, whose product is MDHGSPDPRLILIFSGKRKSGKDYVTDLMQRRLGPAQCCVLRLSGPLKQQYAQEHGLDLNELLSPGPYKEQYRASMINWGEIRRRSDPGFFCRLATREAWQPVWMVSDARRLSDLQWFWSKFPQQTQSVRVQCSDRTRQQRGWSFTAGVDDSESECGLDRGVEFDWIINNDTDGASLEEQLQPLLKLAVEAADSH
- the decr1 gene encoding 2,4-dienoyl-CoA reductase [(3E)-enoyl-CoA-producing], mitochondrial isoform X1 → MAAAVVGRIAKSSRNLVQRSWFHSSTVLRQTSPPPPQSRFFQPDENTMLPTGSFSNKVAFITGGGTGLGRVMTSTLSQLGAQCVITSRKLDVLQQTAEEISSQTGNKVHALQCDVRDPEAVSRCVDEMEKLTGLPDVIINNAAGNFICPSERLSPNAWKSITDIVLNGTAFVTLELGKRLIQGQKGASFLVIGTIYAESGSGFVVPSASAKAGVEAMYKSLAAEWGRYGHRFNIIHPGPIKTKGAFSRLDPTGAFEKGAIGRIPTGRLGTPKELANLAAYLCSGYANWMSGAVIRFDGGEFVFMAGEFNELHKVSPDQWKIMEAMIRKTKSA
- the decr1 gene encoding 2,4-dienoyl-CoA reductase [(3E)-enoyl-CoA-producing], mitochondrial isoform X2, with amino-acid sequence MLPTGSFSNKVAFITGGGTGLGRVMTSTLSQLGAQCVITSRKLDVLQQTAEEISSQTGNKVHALQCDVRDPEAVSRCVDEMEKLTGLPDVIINNAAGNFICPSERLSPNAWKSITDIVLNGTAFVTLELGKRLIQGQKGASFLVIGTIYAESGSGFVVPSASAKAGVEAMYKSLAAEWGRYGHRFNIIHPGPIKTKGAFSRLDPTGAFEKGAIGRIPTGRLGTPKELANLAAYLCSGYANWMSGAVIRFDGGEFVFMAGEFNELHKVSPDQWKIMEAMIRKTKSA
- the ankrd34a gene encoding ankyrin repeat domain-containing protein 34A; protein product: MGDGGPQQTEGNALLKAVFQGKLRLTRLLLEGGAYINEGNERGETPISAACLASYDDPQTRKKIVRYLLEKGADPNIPDKCGRTALMHACAERAGREVVSLLLENGADPSLKDYSGSSALMHAIDKGDHETLQVLLDACKAKGKEVIIITMDTSPSGTKKTKQYLNSPPSPGIVDKLSPACMSPSDVEIGTSLLAGDKNQNEEGVFSFALTSALPLPSARQGGEKRPPPHKLLKRLNSEPWGLVAPSVPNGVPKEHSGGLEVEELSKTINDLSLTEPQRPLLSRRHSIETHDPCSPSLTERSFAEDYVESAESSWADKVQQHQTFYRRNTAPEPQENSGGPVCPPHVVVHPKLIRTEHLELESQLCPETHPVAPDTGWVPAERRKVSASPFSLVTSASRESLENIPNSVSPLTMRRRSPGLLERRGSGTLLLDHISQSRPGFLPPLNINHHRPIPDIRANGKSTSPIHSGQKILVPVAPASPKRGLDFKMKKKLMRRHSMQTEQMKQLSTFQEILAEKVIEFNGD